Proteins encoded in a region of the Cytobacillus pseudoceanisediminis genome:
- a CDS encoding ABC transporter permease, producing MTGYIIKRLIAMVVTLWFIITLTFFLMHSIPGSPFNEERNTSEAVQRNLEKFYHLDEPLYVQYGMYLKSVVTFDFGPSIKKSSQTVNEMLGRGFPVSFELGIVTLIVAVFSGIALGIIAALRHNGFIDYLAMTIAVLGISVPNFVLATLLIQQLAVNLAILPVATWSSPKHMILPTLALATGPMAIIARLTRSSMLEVLTQDYIKTAKAKGLSPVKIVFKHALRNALLPVVTVLGSLAASILTGTFVIEKIFAIPGMGKYFVESINTRDYPVIMGTTVFYSSILIIMLFLVDIAYGILDPRIKLHKKEAS from the coding sequence ATGACTGGATACATAATAAAACGCCTTATCGCAATGGTCGTCACACTTTGGTTCATTATCACTCTGACTTTTTTCTTAATGCATTCCATACCGGGGTCGCCTTTTAATGAAGAAAGAAATACAAGTGAAGCGGTTCAGCGAAATCTGGAAAAATTCTACCATTTGGATGAACCGCTCTATGTCCAATATGGGATGTACTTGAAGTCCGTTGTGACATTCGACTTTGGGCCATCTATTAAAAAATCTTCCCAGACGGTTAATGAAATGCTCGGACGGGGCTTTCCGGTGTCTTTCGAACTGGGAATCGTCACATTGATCGTGGCGGTTTTTTCGGGAATTGCCCTCGGAATCATAGCTGCCCTCCGGCACAATGGCTTTATTGATTATTTAGCGATGACCATTGCTGTTCTGGGAATATCGGTGCCAAACTTTGTGCTTGCCACACTGTTAATTCAGCAGCTTGCTGTCAACCTGGCAATCCTGCCGGTGGCTACCTGGTCAAGTCCGAAGCATATGATACTGCCGACTCTGGCGCTTGCGACAGGGCCCATGGCGATTATCGCCCGTCTGACACGTTCAAGCATGCTGGAGGTGCTGACGCAGGATTACATAAAAACGGCCAAAGCAAAAGGCTTATCACCAGTGAAAATTGTGTTTAAGCATGCACTGAGGAATGCCCTCCTGCCTGTCGTAACTGTATTGGGATCCTTGGCAGCAAGCATTTTGACAGGTACGTTTGTCATTGAAAAAATCTTTGCCATTCCTGGAATGGGAAAGTATTTTGTAGAAAGCATCAATACACGTGATTATCCCGTCATAATGGGGACCACCGTTTTTTACAGTTCAATATTGATTATTATGCTGTTCCTTGTGGACATTGCATATGGAATTTTAGACCCGAGAATTAAGCTTCACAAAAAGGAGGCGAGCTAA